One region of Hymenobacter sediminicola genomic DNA includes:
- a CDS encoding glycosyltransferase, with product MADYRISYILTTYNKLPYLKHVLERLIAARQPDEEIVVADGGSKDGTPEYLRGLYEAGQIQQFISERDKGEAHGFNKCMLMARGELIKVITDDDAFHYPAIREAATFMLEHPEIDVVVGYNAALQSEDMTYVRVKEDPAKDFQRWLEHKEPFWMIALPLLLRRSALPLTGMFYTGVVLVDLDFIYRITSLNINIAWCTAVLSMHISNPNGNFNRMSEEKRMAEYNRIHNFYVAKKPQRSLGDTVRATIEAAKRPIRPAKRALFERMGWKQYQNPESFSTGYVPVAGEDPISAAFQVCDKFLASHNASRPVKFIYRQSDISKVFEL from the coding sequence ATGGCGGACTACCGAATCTCCTACATTCTCACTACCTATAACAAGCTGCCGTACCTGAAACACGTACTGGAACGGTTGATTGCAGCCCGTCAGCCGGACGAGGAAATAGTAGTAGCGGATGGCGGCAGCAAAGACGGCACGCCCGAATATCTGCGCGGTCTGTATGAGGCCGGCCAGATTCAGCAGTTTATATCTGAGCGTGACAAAGGGGAGGCCCATGGCTTCAATAAGTGCATGCTCATGGCGCGTGGTGAACTTATCAAGGTCATCACCGACGATGATGCGTTCCATTACCCTGCTATTCGAGAGGCTGCTACTTTCATGCTAGAGCACCCCGAAATTGATGTGGTAGTAGGATATAATGCTGCCCTACAATCCGAAGACATGACTTATGTGCGCGTCAAAGAAGATCCTGCCAAGGATTTTCAGCGCTGGCTTGAGCATAAGGAGCCTTTCTGGATGATTGCCTTGCCACTATTACTGCGTCGCTCTGCGTTGCCGCTCACCGGCATGTTCTATACTGGTGTAGTATTAGTTGACTTGGATTTTATCTATCGTATCACCAGCCTGAACATTAATATAGCATGGTGTACGGCCGTATTGAGTATGCACATCAGCAACCCAAACGGCAACTTCAATCGGATGAGCGAGGAAAAGCGCATGGCTGAGTACAACCGCATTCATAATTTCTATGTCGCTAAAAAGCCCCAGCGTAGTCTGGGTGATACTGTCCGCGCCACGATTGAAGCGGCTAAGCGGCCTATTCGGCCAGCAAAAAGAGCCTTGTTCGAGCGAATGGGATGGAAGCAGTATCAAAACCCGGAGAGCTTCTCCACAGGCTATGTACCCGTTGCGGGTGAGGACCCTATTTCGGCTGCTTTTCAGGTGTGTGATAAGTTTCTGGCCTCGCACAATGCCAGCCGCCCAGTTAAGTTTATCTATCGTCAAAGTGACATCAGTAAAGTATTTGAGCTCTAA
- a CDS encoding glycosyltransferase family 61 protein translates to MATPPRPRPSSYQRAKRVVDRFLGRLGRSVSGPLPVEVHELAPVPADAVCPAPVNTAMVPAEFTRTYQEVFEEVTPNFRQLLYRLNNVNVAWHGTVVKNMRVFAPSLPQPQLELEFSGTFLLRQLKRRQVPELESGPVGLAFDSWSGNYFHWIAEVLPRLALLRKLQPDCLVLLPGPNPPEYIKQTVQALGFTHTYSIALGELVHVSDLWMPVRPGRHGYMVPSLVREVREAVMQHFESGLDPKKKATRRIYVSRNRQQWRHLVNEPAVLNVLERYGFETVYFEEMSFAEQVRTMYEAAIFIGIHGANMTNVLFMTPGTHAIEMLSETYINPSYLSMASSIGVHYSLVPSKLGSPPDVEHNYADITADPSLVEQVIRPLCQEA, encoded by the coding sequence ATGGCTACTCCTCCTCGCCCTCGTCCCAGTTCTTATCAGCGGGCTAAGCGGGTTGTTGACCGATTCTTAGGCAGGCTGGGCCGGTCCGTTAGTGGTCCATTGCCTGTTGAGGTGCACGAATTAGCACCCGTACCTGCAGATGCTGTGTGCCCGGCGCCGGTTAACACGGCTATGGTTCCGGCAGAATTTACCCGAACGTACCAAGAAGTATTTGAAGAAGTTACGCCTAATTTCAGGCAACTGCTGTACCGTTTGAATAATGTGAATGTGGCGTGGCATGGAACCGTTGTGAAGAACATGCGGGTCTTTGCTCCAAGCTTGCCACAGCCGCAATTAGAGCTTGAGTTTTCTGGTACGTTTTTGCTTCGACAGCTCAAGCGCCGTCAGGTTCCTGAATTGGAATCGGGGCCAGTTGGGTTGGCGTTTGATAGCTGGTCTGGCAACTATTTCCACTGGATAGCCGAAGTACTGCCTCGTCTAGCTCTGTTGCGTAAGCTTCAGCCAGATTGTTTAGTCCTGTTGCCTGGGCCTAATCCGCCGGAATACATCAAGCAGACAGTGCAGGCGTTAGGTTTTACTCATACCTATAGTATTGCGCTTGGGGAGTTGGTCCATGTAAGCGACCTATGGATGCCGGTGCGGCCGGGCCGCCACGGTTACATGGTGCCTTCGTTGGTACGGGAGGTACGGGAAGCCGTGATGCAGCATTTCGAGAGCGGACTCGATCCAAAGAAAAAGGCCACTCGCCGGATATATGTGTCAAGAAATCGTCAACAGTGGCGCCATCTTGTCAATGAACCGGCAGTTCTGAACGTATTGGAACGCTACGGATTTGAAACAGTGTACTTCGAGGAAATGAGCTTTGCGGAGCAGGTCCGTACCATGTACGAAGCTGCCATCTTCATTGGCATTCACGGAGCAAACATGACCAACGTGCTGTTTATGACACCTGGGACGCACGCTATTGAAATGCTGAGCGAAACGTACATCAATCCGAGCTACCTGTCTATGGCCAGTAGTATTGGAGTGCATTACTCTTTGGTGCCTTCAAAGCTGGGCTCGCCGCCTGACGTGGAGCACAACTATGCTGATATTACGGCGGACCCTAGCTTGGTTGAGCAGGTAATTCGACCACTCTGTCAGGAGGCGTAG
- the gmd gene encoding GDP-mannose 4,6-dehydratase has translation MKVALVTGITGQDGAYLAELLLEKGYMVHGIKRRSSLFNTDRIDHLYQDPHEQNVRFKLHYGDLSDSTNLIRIIQEIQPDEIYNLGAMSHVKVSFDTPEYTANADGIGTLRILEAVRILGLTKKTRIYQASTSELYGLVQAVPQSETTPFYPRSPYAVAKLYGYWITVNYREAYGMFACNGILFNHESPLRGETFVTRKITRGTARIAMGLQQKIYLGNLDAKRDWGHAKDYVDAMWRILQQDEPEDFVIATGVTTTVRDFVKMSFEEVGIELAFEGEGAEERARVVRCTNPEYQVAEGTVVVEVDAQYFRPTEVELLIGDPTKSQQKLGWTPTYDLPALVKDMMQADLHLFKRDAYLKKGGHKIFNYHE, from the coding sequence ATGAAAGTAGCCTTAGTGACTGGTATTACCGGGCAGGACGGTGCCTACCTCGCTGAACTATTGCTGGAAAAAGGCTACATGGTTCACGGTATCAAGCGCCGCTCGTCTCTTTTCAATACGGACCGTATTGACCACCTATACCAAGATCCGCATGAGCAGAACGTGCGGTTCAAACTGCACTACGGTGACCTGTCAGATTCCACGAATCTGATCCGGATTATCCAAGAGATTCAGCCCGATGAGATTTATAATCTGGGGGCTATGTCGCACGTGAAGGTTTCCTTCGACACGCCTGAATACACGGCCAATGCGGATGGTATTGGAACACTGCGTATTTTGGAAGCTGTTCGGATTCTGGGGCTCACGAAAAAGACGCGTATTTACCAAGCCAGCACTTCAGAGCTGTATGGCCTGGTGCAGGCAGTGCCGCAGTCAGAAACGACTCCCTTCTACCCCCGTTCTCCTTATGCTGTAGCCAAACTGTATGGCTATTGGATTACGGTTAACTACCGCGAAGCCTACGGCATGTTTGCCTGCAATGGCATCTTGTTCAACCACGAAAGCCCGCTACGTGGCGAAACTTTCGTAACGCGCAAAATTACGCGTGGAACGGCTCGTATTGCTATGGGCCTGCAGCAGAAGATCTACTTGGGCAACCTGGACGCCAAGCGTGACTGGGGGCATGCCAAAGACTATGTTGATGCCATGTGGCGCATCCTTCAGCAGGACGAGCCGGAAGACTTCGTCATTGCAACTGGCGTTACCACCACTGTTCGCGACTTCGTAAAGATGTCATTTGAAGAGGTGGGTATCGAACTGGCCTTTGAAGGTGAAGGCGCTGAAGAAAGAGCCCGCGTTGTACGCTGCACGAATCCGGAATATCAGGTAGCAGAAGGCACGGTGGTAGTGGAAGTGGATGCTCAGTATTTCCGTCCTACGGAAGTAGAATTACTGATTGGCGACCCAACCAAGTCTCAGCAGAAACTGGGCTGGACGCCTACCTACGACCTGCCTGCGCTGGTAAAGGATATGATGCAGGCCGACCTGCATCTTTTCAAGCGGGATGCCTATCTGAAGAAGGGCGGACATAAGATTTTCAACTACCACGAGTAG
- a CDS encoding glycosyltransferase family A protein gives MLTTYNKLPYLKQVLERLIAARQPDEEIVVADGGSKDGTPEYLRGLYEAGQIQQFVSERDKGEAHGFNKCMLMARGELIKLVTDDDAFCYPAIREAKQFMLSHPEVDVLSGNTGLIHLENLSQATLYDDVADNFRRWLDHKEVVWMIGLPLIIRRKSLALTGLFNTGVVQVDTEFTYRITSLNVNLAWSTAMLSTRIENPQSNFRVMNQGKGRNFSDVEADRMRFYYDKSISNSFSDFIRHKSGWVDMLKAPIRPIKRKLFDVLKREQYQGNKPLSTGYTGPPITTETPQGEAIPRAFEIADQFMQAYNEAHTTEFLTRNSEVTKVL, from the coding sequence ATGCTGACTACCTACAATAAGCTGCCGTACCTGAAGCAGGTGCTGGAACGGCTGATTGCAGCCCGTCAGCCGGATGAGGAAATAGTAGTAGCTGATGGCGGCAGCAAAGATGGCACGCCCGAATATCTGCGCGGCCTGTATGAGGCCGGCCAGATTCAGCAGTTTGTATCGGAGCGTGACAAAGGGGAGGCTCACGGCTTCAACAAATGCATGCTCATGGCGCGTGGTGAGTTGATAAAACTAGTCACCGATGATGACGCGTTCTGCTATCCGGCCATTCGGGAGGCTAAGCAGTTTATGCTGTCCCATCCGGAAGTGGATGTGCTTTCTGGCAATACAGGGCTGATTCATCTAGAAAACCTGAGCCAGGCTACACTCTACGACGATGTAGCCGATAATTTTCGCCGCTGGCTAGACCACAAAGAAGTCGTCTGGATGATTGGCTTGCCACTCATTATACGGCGTAAGTCCTTAGCTCTGACAGGTCTATTTAATACAGGGGTAGTACAGGTAGATACCGAATTTACCTACCGAATTACTAGCCTGAATGTAAACCTGGCGTGGAGCACGGCTATGCTCAGCACCCGGATTGAAAATCCGCAGAGTAATTTTCGGGTGATGAATCAGGGCAAGGGACGCAATTTCAGCGACGTAGAAGCGGACCGGATGCGGTTTTACTACGACAAGTCAATCAGCAACAGCTTCAGCGACTTTATTCGTCATAAGTCAGGATGGGTAGACATGCTGAAAGCACCGATCAGGCCAATAAAGCGTAAACTGTTTGATGTGCTTAAAAGGGAGCAGTATCAGGGGAACAAACCGCTTTCTACTGGTTACACCGGCCCGCCAATAACCACTGAGACGCCTCAGGGAGAGGCCATTCCGCGCGCTTTCGAAATAGCAGACCAATTTATGCAGGCTTATAATGAAGCACATACCACTGAATTTCTTACTCGGAATTCTGAGGTAACTAAAGTGCTATAA
- a CDS encoding methionyl-tRNA formyltransferase: MSQSKKNIAFLGGRILGYKCLKVLDKYRDNFNVHFVMGLRTDGQVGSDWNPSILQAAEDMGFPVLTVSSLNSESVVSLFREKNIEIILNAFCDRIIPKSIIDLPNMEVINFHYGHLPQYQGRFIVTNIILNEEKETCVTTHYIDEGVDTGDIIFEDWLPVLPTDTARSLYMRCSEIGVQAFERALGYLMRGETLPRRPQAAGGAYYKFEEPNGLQVELEWEQEKIERFIRATTFEPISQPWLQIGTRRYDIVVQPAETLPTT, from the coding sequence ATGTCTCAATCAAAAAAAAACATTGCCTTTTTAGGTGGTAGAATACTTGGGTATAAATGTTTGAAAGTTCTGGATAAATACCGGGATAATTTCAATGTGCATTTTGTGATGGGTCTGCGTACGGATGGCCAAGTTGGCTCAGACTGGAATCCATCTATTCTGCAAGCTGCCGAAGATATGGGGTTTCCCGTTCTCACGGTTTCCTCGTTAAATAGTGAGTCAGTAGTTTCTTTGTTTCGAGAAAAGAATATAGAAATAATTTTGAACGCTTTCTGCGACAGGATAATACCCAAAAGTATTATTGATTTGCCGAACATGGAAGTAATTAACTTCCATTATGGGCATTTGCCGCAGTATCAGGGGCGCTTCATTGTTACCAATATTATTCTTAATGAAGAAAAGGAAACCTGTGTCACTACGCATTACATAGATGAGGGAGTTGACACAGGGGATATCATATTTGAAGATTGGCTACCGGTATTACCGACGGATACCGCCCGCTCCTTATATATGCGGTGCAGCGAAATAGGTGTACAAGCATTTGAGAGAGCCTTAGGGTATCTGATGCGGGGAGAAACGCTGCCGCGCCGTCCTCAAGCTGCGGGCGGTGCGTATTACAAGTTTGAGGAGCCCAATGGGCTACAGGTTGAATTGGAATGGGAACAGGAGAAGATTGAGCGTTTCATTCGTGCTACTACCTTTGAGCCTATTTCGCAGCCTTGGCTGCAAATAGGCACCCGCCGCTACGATATTGTAGTACAGCCGGCTGAAACTCTTCCTACCACCTAA